GCCCAGGACGACAAGCTCTACCGGGAACTCGAACAGGCCTGCCGTGACGGCGGCACGTCCTTCCTCACGGTGGGGATGGACCCCGGTTACGGAACGGCGGGGCTCGCGCTGTCCGCGCTGACCCTGACCCGTGAGGTCACCAGCGTCCACATGTACCAGTTCATGAACAACGGCTTCTGGGAGGGCCCGGGAATCACGAAGTTCTTCGGCTTCGGCCAGAACGACGTCGACCGGATCCCGATTCTGCAGCCGGGTGTGACAACGAGCTACCACGCGACGACGCTGCACCTGATCGCCGACGCGATCGGGGGGACGATCGAGAAGATCGTCGAGGACCACGACTTCATCTACGCGGACGAGACGTTCGACGTCGCGTCCGGGCACATCCCGGTCGGGACCATCTCCGGGCTGCGCTACCGGGTGAAGGGCATCATCGACGGACGGCCGGCGGTCATCGTCGAGCACGTGGAGAAGCTGCGCGAGAACGACTTCTCCGAGCTGGGTTTCCGCGGTGACGGCTACCGGACGGAGGTCGTCGGCCTGCCCAGCGTCCAGCTGGACATGAAGCTCTCCGCGCCCGCCGGCTACGTCGGCGACCCGATCGCCGTCGCCTCGGCGATGAGCGTGGTCAACGCGGTGCCCCGGGTGTGCGAGGCCCCGCCGGGCGTGCTCTCGCTGCTCGACGTCGCGCCGTTCCCCTCCCGTAACCCGAATCCGGTGACCAGCCCGGCCTCGGTGGGCTAGTCGCCCGACGAAACCGGCCCCGGTACCGACAGTCGGTACCGGGGCCGGACGCTTGTCAGTCAGGGGCGGGCGTCGGGTGCGGTGGTCAGATCGCGTTCTGGGTCATCAGGAACTCGATCACCGGTCGGCCCGCCTCCCAGGACCCGCCGATCGAGGCCATGACGTGCCCGGAGTCGACCAGCAGGCTGACGCCGCTGATCCCGCTCGCCGCGGGGCTGTTCAGGAAGACCATCACGTCGCCCATCTGCTCCGCCAGCAGCGGCGTGGTGCCGGTCGCCTCGCGGTACTGCTTGTCGAAACCGAGCCAGCTGTTCGCCTGGGCGAGGGGGGTGTCGGTCGGGCCGGGGCAGATGGCGTTGATCCGGACCCCCTTGCTCAGCAGCGGGTAGGCCTCGCGGGCGACATAGGCGTTGATGACCTGCTTGCTGAACATGTAGCTGTTGGTGCCCTCGTGGGCACTGACCCAGCTGTCGGCGGACTCGAAGTCGGGAGTGGCGAGGAACTCGACGAGCGTCGGCAGGTGGTTCTGCCAACCGAGTCCGGCCACCGAGGAGATCAGGCAGATCGCCGATCCCGCCGCTAAAGTCTTCTCGGCCACCATCCGCTCGATGATGTGTCGGTGCCCGATGAAGTTGACCCGCATCACCGCCGGGCCGGCGGCCATGCCGGCGG
The window above is part of the Parafrankia discariae genome. Proteins encoded here:
- a CDS encoding NAD(P)H-dependent amine dehydrogenase family protein, whose amino-acid sequence is MSYRVIQWTAGTVAREAVTGILGHADLELAGAWVHSPDKDGRDIGELCGLPPLGVRATRDRDALLAEHADCVVFAVGRNWVEDPTETFGELLRILRSGKNVVNLWWPTLVYPRAQDDKLYRELEQACRDGGTSFLTVGMDPGYGTAGLALSALTLTREVTSVHMYQFMNNGFWEGPGITKFFGFGQNDVDRIPILQPGVTTSYHATTLHLIADAIGGTIEKIVEDHDFIYADETFDVASGHIPVGTISGLRYRVKGIIDGRPAVIVEHVEKLRENDFSELGFRGDGYRTEVVGLPSVQLDMKLSAPAGYVGDPIAVASAMSVVNAVPRVCEAPPGVLSLLDVAPFPSRNPNPVTSPASVG
- a CDS encoding SDR family oxidoreductase, with the protein product MTDGQAFRYDGKRVVVVGGATGMGAAATRTAAGLGAEVVVLDRAPVDYPVAQFLQVDLGDRKQIDATLDELDGPVDALFSAAGMAAGPAVMRVNFIGHRHIIERMVAEKTLAAGSAICLISSVAGLGWQNHLPTLVEFLATPDFESADSWVSAHEGTNSYMFSKQVINAYVAREAYPLLSKGVRINAICPGPTDTPLAQANSWLGFDKQYREATGTTPLLAEQMGDVMVFLNSPAASGISGVSLLVDSGHVMASIGGSWEAGRPVIEFLMTQNAI